A genome region from Bacillaceae bacterium IKA-2 includes the following:
- a CDS encoding glycosyltransferase, translating to MPLLTIVVPIYNVEDYIPDCIESILTQTLKIYIK from the coding sequence ATGCCTTTGTTAACTATTGTCGTACCAATATACAACGTTGAGGATTACATTCCTGACTGTATTGAATCAATTCTTACACAAACCTTAAAGATTTATATCAAATGA
- a CDS encoding glycosyltransferase has translation MRKKIKDYNLIDHFILLGSNPNPYPFIKNCDIYVQPSRYEGYCITTMEAKCLNKPIITTDVNGAREQIIPGQTGLIVSIDEEELYKGIKELINNESLRRHLTGSLKIINDEIEIRTVNFESVI, from the coding sequence ATACGAAAAAAAATAAAGGATTATAATTTAATAGATCATTTTATACTACTAGGATCAAACCCTAATCCATACCCATTTATTAAAAATTGTGATATATATGTTCAACCTTCAAGATATGAGGGTTATTGCATAACAACAATGGAGGCCAAATGTTTAAATAAACCAATTATTACAACAGATGTTAATGGTGCAAGGGAACAGATTATTCCTGGACAAACAGGATTAATAGTAAGTATAGATGAGGAGGAATTATATAAAGGCATAAAGGAGTTAATAAATAATGAAAGCTTGCGTCGACACCTTACTGGATCCTTAAAAATAATCAATGATGAAATAGAAATACGCACTGTAAACTTCGAGAGTGTAATATGA
- a CDS encoding glycosyltransferase gives MLLKVSVVVPIYKVEKYLGRCVESIINQTYTNLEIILVDDGSPDNCGRMADKYAAKDNRIISVHKENGGLSDARNYGIQYVTGKFTLFVDSDDWLAGNMIEEMVNNIIEFKADVVQSAFYYAYEDHLVFDNRYYAKDEPPTILDNKALMTELVINERVKNFAWGKLYKTHLIKDIPFVKGVLFEDVFWAHQVMHRVKTYLLLHQPMFYYLQRADSIVSNYTTRNLDIIKGLKERHKFIEKFYIDLENESYKMILKTSLIHYNILLRNREKDSSGKHREEIRNYIKGNYPKLKKAADKDPQLRRQLDLFVLHPILNLIYVSIRKLLRMVKIISEPIKLERIYIK, from the coding sequence ATGTTATTAAAAGTTAGCGTTGTTGTTCCTATATATAAAGTTGAAAAATATCTTGGAAGATGTGTTGAAAGCATTATTAATCAAACATATACAAATTTGGAAATTATTTTAGTTGACGATGGATCTCCAGATAACTGTGGAAGAATGGCTGACAAATATGCTGCTAAGGATAACCGGATAATATCAGTGCATAAGGAAAATGGCGGGTTATCGGATGCTAGAAATTATGGAATTCAATATGTAACAGGGAAATTTACTCTTTTTGTAGACAGTGATGATTGGTTAGCTGGAAATATGATTGAAGAAATGGTAAATAATATTATTGAATTTAAGGCCGATGTTGTCCAATCGGCTTTTTATTATGCCTATGAAGATCACCTCGTATTTGATAATAGGTATTATGCGAAGGATGAACCACCGACTATTTTAGATAACAAGGCTCTTATGACAGAGCTGGTTATAAATGAGCGAGTGAAAAATTTTGCGTGGGGTAAGCTCTATAAGACTCATTTAATCAAAGATATTCCTTTTGTAAAAGGTGTATTATTTGAAGATGTATTTTGGGCCCATCAAGTGATGCATCGGGTAAAAACGTATCTCTTACTACATCAGCCAATGTTTTATTATCTACAAAGGGCAGATAGCATCGTTTCGAACTATACGACAAGAAACCTCGATATTATCAAGGGATTGAAAGAAAGGCATAAATTTATAGAAAAGTTCTATATCGATCTAGAGAATGAGTCATACAAGATGATTTTAAAGACTAGTTTAATTCACTATAATATTTTACTTCGTAATAGAGAAAAAGATAGCAGTGGTAAGCATCGAGAGGAAATACGAAATTATATTAAGGGAAACTATCCGAAATTAAAAAAAGCAGCAGATAAAGATCCACAGCTTAGAAGGCAGTTGGATTTATTTGTGTTACACCCGATTTTAAACTTAATTTATGTTAGTATAAGAAAATTATTAAGAATGGTGAAAATAATTTCAGAACCAATTAAATTAGAAAGAATTTATATTAAATAA
- a CDS encoding glycosyltransferase: MKKILISSFDMDVGGVERSLISLLDNFDYKNYQVDLMLYSHTGDFMNFLPTQPNLLKELKPYKTFRLPIAETIKNGEITIGLARLFSKYKASRSKSPENGYKQMQYMWKYSLPFLPKLETEYDVAISYLWPHYFVANKVKAKTKIAWVHTDFSTVDTDISIDIKMWDYFNHIVAVSEDCKKSFVNKYPSLKEKVTAIENITAPDIVKALAKEEIENPMLEDSRFKIITVARLSHAKGIDHAVQALKILKDRGFSDIAWYIVGYGGDEQLIRELIAENKLEASFILLGKKTNPYPFIKAADLYVQPSRYEGKAVTVGEAQILSKPVLITNYPTANSQVQDGFDGYICELSIEGIADGIEMLYKNSKLRTDLANNCKNTNYSNSSELEKLYELV, translated from the coding sequence ATGAAAAAAATACTAATTTCCTCATTTGATATGGATGTTGGTGGTGTGGAAAGAAGTCTTATAAGTCTGTTAGATAATTTCGACTATAAAAACTATCAAGTTGATCTAATGCTTTATAGTCATACTGGAGACTTTATGAATTTTCTTCCTACACAACCGAATTTATTAAAAGAATTAAAACCATATAAAACATTTAGATTACCAATAGCTGAAACGATAAAAAATGGAGAAATTACGATTGGCTTAGCTAGACTATTTTCAAAGTATAAAGCTAGTAGAAGCAAATCTCCTGAAAATGGCTATAAGCAGATGCAATATATGTGGAAGTACTCATTACCATTTTTGCCAAAATTAGAAACAGAGTATGATGTTGCGATCAGCTATTTATGGCCTCACTATTTCGTGGCTAATAAAGTAAAGGCAAAAACGAAGATCGCTTGGGTTCATACTGATTTCTCTACAGTAGATACGGACATAAGTATCGACATTAAAATGTGGGATTATTTTAATCACATAGTTGCAGTATCAGAGGATTGCAAAAAATCTTTTGTTAATAAATATCCTTCGTTAAAAGAAAAAGTAACAGCAATAGAAAATATTACAGCACCAGATATTGTAAAAGCATTAGCTAAGGAAGAGATAGAAAATCCAATGCTAGAGGATAGTCGATTTAAAATTATTACTGTAGCCAGACTTTCTCATGCCAAAGGAATTGATCATGCAGTTCAAGCTTTAAAAATTTTAAAGGATAGAGGTTTTAGCGATATTGCTTGGTATATAGTTGGTTATGGTGGAGATGAACAATTGATAAGAGAGTTAATAGCTGAAAATAAACTAGAAGCCAGTTTTATTCTTTTAGGTAAAAAAACAAATCCATATCCATTCATAAAAGCAGCTGATTTATACGTTCAGCCATCTAGATATGAGGGCAAGGCTGTTACTGTAGGTGAAGCACAAATTCTTTCAAAGCCAGTTTTGATAACGAATTATCCAACCGCAAATAGTCAGGTACAAGATGGGTTTGATGGTTATATTTGTGAGTTGTCTATTGAGGGAATTGCAGATGGTATAGAAATGCTGTATAAAAACTCTAAACTAAGAACAGATCTAGCCAATAACTGTAAAAATACAAATTACAGCAATAGTAGTGAATTAGAAAAGTTATATGAGTTAGTTTAA
- a CDS encoding glycosyltransferase family 1 protein, producing the protein MKIKVLQVVGAMNRAGTETMLMNIFRNIDRSKVQFDFISYSKEEAHYDDEIRKLGGRIIKLNKTQSIYEIVKVIKKYGPYDAVHSHTLFHCGIANIAGKLAGVKVRIAHAHTTLDNSESLLRKMYINSMRKIIRSFSTDLLACSKEAGNYLFGEKGLQKQDYTYFPNLIDYSKFFLEQKEVVEGFKVREDLNNSIVIGHIGRFIEAKNHKFMIEIIKSIVKKDRSFRLLLVGDGDLKFQIENLAVKEEISDYIRFVGIRDDVATMLQSMDIFVFPSLYEGLGLVLLEAQACGLPCIVSEAIQPEADLKLGLLTRLSLDDGADMWASKIVDLARKKEENKSKISEAFEKNGYSLSLGISKLIQIYK; encoded by the coding sequence ATGAAAATAAAGGTATTGCAAGTTGTCGGAGCAATGAATAGAGCTGGTACAGAAACGATGTTAATGAATATATTTAGAAATATTGATCGGAGTAAGGTTCAATTTGATTTTATATCCTATAGCAAGGAAGAAGCTCATTATGATGATGAAATCAGAAAATTAGGTGGAAGAATTATTAAGTTAAATAAGACGCAGTCTATTTACGAGATTGTTAAAGTAATAAAAAAGTATGGGCCTTATGATGCCGTTCATTCTCATACGCTATTTCATTGTGGTATAGCAAATATAGCAGGGAAATTAGCTGGTGTGAAAGTAAGGATCGCACATGCACATACGACATTAGATAATAGTGAAAGTCTTCTTAGAAAAATGTATATTAACTCGATGAGAAAAATAATTAGATCATTTTCAACTGATTTACTAGCCTGTAGTAAAGAAGCAGGAAATTATTTATTTGGAGAAAAAGGCTTACAAAAACAAGACTACACATACTTTCCTAACTTAATAGATTACTCAAAATTCTTTCTTGAACAGAAGGAAGTTGTTGAAGGATTTAAGGTTAGAGAAGATTTGAACAATAGTATCGTTATCGGTCATATCGGTCGATTTATCGAAGCGAAAAACCACAAGTTTATGATAGAAATTATCAAAAGTATTGTAAAAAAAGATAGGAGTTTTAGACTGCTACTTGTTGGAGACGGAGACTTGAAATTTCAAATTGAAAACTTGGCAGTAAAAGAAGAAATATCTGATTATATAAGATTTGTAGGAATAAGAGATGATGTCGCAACCATGCTCCAAAGCATGGATATTTTTGTTTTCCCATCATTATATGAAGGCTTAGGATTAGTGTTATTAGAAGCGCAAGCATGTGGCTTGCCTTGTATTGTATCAGAGGCAATTCAGCCTGAAGCGGATTTAAAACTAGGCTTACTAACAAGACTTTCATTGGATGATGGAGCTGATATGTGGGCTAGTAAAATAGTAGATCTTGCAAGAAAAAAAGAAGAAAATAAGTCGAAAATATCTGAAGCATTTGAGAAAAACGGATATTCGTTATCTTTAGGTATTTCAAAACTTATCCAAATTTATAAGTAG
- a CDS encoding DegT/DnrJ/EryC1/StrS family aminotransferase: MSGNEQKYVREAFKTNWIAPLGPNVDAFEKELADYVGVNEAVALSSGTAAIHMALILLGVKERDHVFCSSFTFVASANPVIYQGAEPVFIDSEPDTWNMSPVALKKGLQDAFVTGKMPKAIIVVNLYGQMAKMDEIVSICHEYEVPMIEDAAESLGSTYKGKPSGTFGEFGIFSFNGNKIITTSGGGMLVSNNTAAMQKARFLAAQSRDQAEHYQHSVVGYNYRLSNILAGIGRGQLEMLEERVSAKRKVYERYYDELAQLPGISFMPELEKTQSNRWLTTLTIDEKKAGFSVKSLLKGFSEENIEARPVWKPLHMQPLFEHSAYYSHSQYENVSEQLFQTGICLPSGTNLSEEEMNRVINCIKLKSKVKINF, encoded by the coding sequence ATGAGTGGAAATGAACAAAAATATGTAAGAGAAGCGTTTAAAACAAATTGGATCGCACCACTGGGACCAAATGTAGATGCTTTTGAAAAAGAATTAGCAGATTATGTAGGAGTCAATGAAGCTGTAGCCTTAAGTTCAGGTACTGCAGCCATTCATATGGCTCTTATTTTATTAGGGGTAAAAGAGCGAGATCATGTATTTTGTTCTAGTTTTACATTTGTCGCTAGCGCTAACCCGGTCATCTATCAAGGAGCCGAACCTGTTTTCATCGATTCAGAACCTGATACGTGGAATATGTCTCCAGTAGCTCTCAAAAAAGGATTGCAGGATGCATTCGTAACTGGGAAAATGCCTAAGGCTATAATCGTTGTTAACCTATATGGTCAAATGGCAAAAATGGATGAAATCGTTTCGATCTGTCATGAATACGAAGTACCGATGATTGAAGATGCAGCTGAATCACTTGGCTCTACTTACAAAGGGAAGCCTAGTGGGACGTTTGGTGAATTTGGGATTTTTTCATTTAATGGAAATAAAATAATTACAACATCAGGTGGTGGAATGCTCGTATCAAATAATACAGCAGCTATGCAGAAAGCCCGTTTTCTAGCAGCTCAATCAAGGGATCAAGCTGAACACTATCAACATAGCGTTGTGGGCTACAATTATCGACTTAGTAATATTTTGGCTGGAATTGGAAGAGGTCAATTAGAAATGTTAGAAGAAAGAGTGAGTGCTAAAAGGAAAGTCTATGAAAGGTACTATGATGAGTTAGCTCAGCTACCAGGGATTTCCTTTATGCCAGAGCTAGAAAAGACACAATCAAATCGATGGCTTACGACATTAACAATTGATGAAAAAAAAGCAGGTTTTTCAGTAAAGTCATTGTTAAAAGGCTTTTCTGAAGAAAATATTGAGGCACGACCTGTATGGAAGCCACTGCACATGCAACCACTTTTTGAACACTCTGCCTATTATTCTCATAGTCAATATGAGAATGTCTCTGAACAGTTGTTTCAAACAGGTATTTGTTTACCATCTGGGACTAATTTAAGTGAGGAAGAAATGAATCGAGTAATTAATTGTATAAAGTTAAAATCAAAGGTAAAAATTAACTTTTAG
- a CDS encoding acetyltransferase, translating into MNIVMIGQGGHSKVVEDIVFANNEHQIVGYLDDKYEDVTINNQTYYGPISFAHEIINSFKDIQFVIAIGNNLIRKKIVNQLNFSDKSYATLIHPSAVISSRSIIGHGTVIMASAVINVDARIGDHSIINTNAVVEHDNWIGDFVHISPNATLTGSIHIADGVHVGAGVTIIPNLTIGEWSVIGGGATVINHLPPNCTAVGVPAKVIVTGRVEFV; encoded by the coding sequence ATGAATATTGTCATGATTGGTCAAGGCGGGCATAGTAAAGTTGTTGAGGATATTGTATTCGCAAATAATGAACATCAAATTGTTGGTTACTTAGACGATAAATACGAAGATGTAACGATCAATAATCAAACGTATTATGGGCCAATTTCGTTCGCTCATGAGATCATCAATTCTTTTAAGGACATCCAATTTGTTATCGCAATCGGAAATAATCTGATTCGCAAAAAAATTGTTAACCAGTTAAATTTTTCAGACAAAAGCTATGCTACATTGATTCATCCATCAGCTGTGATTAGTTCAAGGTCGATCATTGGTCATGGAACTGTCATTATGGCAAGTGCTGTTATTAACGTTGATGCGAGAATTGGTGATCATTCGATTATTAATACAAATGCTGTAGTCGAACATGATAATTGGATCGGAGATTTTGTCCATATATCCCCCAACGCTACGCTGACAGGTTCGATTCATATTGCAGACGGTGTTCATGTCGGGGCCGGTGTAACAATTATTCCTAATTTAACAATTGGTGAATGGTCAGTTATTGGTGGTGGAGCGACTGTTATTAATCATCTTCCACCGAATTGTACGGCTGTAGGAGTACCAGCTAAAGTAATCGTGACAGGGAGGGTTGAATTTGTTTGA
- a CDS encoding sugar transferase translates to MKRIYDLLFSATLLLILLPIFIVVIILVRTKLGSPILFKQQRPGLYSKPFSLYKFRTMTGEINSDGQLLPDHVRLTSFGKFLRKYSLDELPQLINVLKGDISLIGPRPLLMEYVPLYSEQQLSRHNVKPGITGWAQVNGRNAISWEEKFELDVWYVNNQTLFLDLKILLLTVSKVIKSEGINQPGNTTMERFRGSNFLVREGYK, encoded by the coding sequence TTGAAGCGGATATACGATTTATTGTTTTCAGCTACTTTATTACTAATTTTATTGCCAATTTTTATTGTTGTTATAATCCTTGTCAGAACGAAATTAGGGTCACCAATTCTTTTTAAACAGCAACGTCCAGGACTATATAGTAAGCCATTTTCTCTTTATAAGTTCCGAACAATGACCGGTGAAATCAACAGTGATGGTCAGCTTTTACCTGATCATGTCAGACTGACCTCGTTTGGAAAGTTTTTGAGGAAATATAGTTTAGACGAATTACCACAGCTTATTAATGTGCTAAAAGGAGATATTAGTTTAATAGGTCCGAGACCATTATTAATGGAATATGTGCCACTGTATTCCGAACAACAGCTTAGCCGTCACAATGTCAAACCAGGTATTACCGGCTGGGCTCAAGTAAATGGTCGAAATGCAATTAGTTGGGAAGAAAAGTTTGAGTTAGATGTTTGGTATGTTAATAATCAAACTTTATTTCTAGACTTGAAGATTTTACTGTTAACGGTCTCGAAAGTAATAAAGTCTGAAGGCATAAATCAACCCGGGAATACAACGATGGAGAGATTTAGAGGTTCCAATTTTCTAGTAAGAGAGGGTTACAAATGA